From Gimesia panareensis, the proteins below share one genomic window:
- a CDS encoding SMI1/KNR4 family protein codes for MNKASALEELKILCPPLNPVQKGKVDWDKLEKAVGFSYPTSFKNFISVYGSSIWFDTYYLLYTEACTQDEINSYRKQRQTQLDDIRFDMYDGETMEELDYAIGPSNPGLFPFINDFNGYTYLWVMSDDDPDQWSVLQWKMGPTIDLGPLSVAEMFLRWLKREEPMFSAWGDSEESDFAKRPLSR; via the coding sequence ATGAATAAAGCCTCTGCTTTAGAAGAACTGAAAATACTCTGCCCTCCCCTGAACCCTGTACAAAAGGGAAAAGTAGACTGGGACAAACTGGAAAAGGCTGTTGGTTTTTCTTATCCCACCAGTTTTAAAAACTTCATCTCTGTCTATGGCAGTTCTATCTGGTTCGACACTTACTATCTGCTTTACACTGAAGCCTGTACTCAAGACGAAATAAATTCTTATAGAAAACAACGACAGACGCAACTCGATGATATCCGCTTTGATATGTACGATGGTGAAACCATGGAAGAACTGGATTATGCTATCGGTCCATCCAACCCCGGGTTATTCCCGTTTATTAATGATTTTAATGGTTATACATACTTGTGGGTGATGTCAGATGATGATCCAGATCAATGGTCTGTTCTACAATGGAAAATGGGCCCAACAATTGACCTGGGGCCTCTGTCTGTGGCGGAAATGTTTCTTCGCTGGTTAAAGCGAGAGGAACCCATGTTCTCAGCGTGGGGAGACTCAGAAGAATCAGACTTTGCTAAACGACCATTGAGCAGATAA
- a CDS encoding SMI1/KNR4 family protein → MFVALSDPALLELQKLIPPLQPVEEGEVNWQQLEESTGLQFPASFKDFISVYGSSIWFDTYSLFFTLAHSSEEIEEYQTTLQEKLDDIRFDMVDGETREELEYGISPTGPGLLPFMIDYNGCTYLWLMSGDDPDQWPVLSWEMGPTYQIGPLSLAEMFLGWLKREEPMLSIWGNSSESEFAKQPLKRR, encoded by the coding sequence ATGTTTGTTGCTTTATCAGATCCAGCTCTACTGGAACTTCAAAAACTAATTCCACCACTTCAGCCTGTAGAAGAAGGAGAAGTAAACTGGCAACAACTCGAAGAAAGTACGGGCCTTCAATTTCCAGCAAGCTTTAAAGACTTTATCTCTGTTTATGGAAGTTCTATCTGGTTTGACACTTATTCACTTTTTTTCACCCTTGCCCATTCATCAGAAGAGATTGAAGAATATCAAACTACGCTCCAGGAGAAGTTGGACGATATCCGGTTTGATATGGTCGATGGAGAAACAAGAGAGGAACTGGAGTACGGAATCAGTCCAACCGGACCAGGACTCCTCCCGTTTATGATTGACTATAATGGCTGTACTTATTTATGGCTCATGTCGGGAGATGATCCAGATCAATGGCCTGTGCTGAGCTGGGAAATGGGACCGACTTATCAAATTGGACCGTTATCCCTGGCAGAAATGTTTCTAGGCTGGTTAAAAAGAGAAGAACCAATGTTGTCAATATGGGGTAATTCCTCAGAGTCGGAATTCGCAAAGCAACCGCTGAAACGGAGATAA
- a CDS encoding IS256 family transposase, with the protein MAHQQQSNNILDAVQLLADHGFDEMSQALQILFNEAMKLERSEYLGAEPYQRSVTRRSYANGFQAEINSKVASESWNCRCPRHATATFIPLHWSAANGVERALKLAIAEMYVQGVSTRKVAKITTELCGFDVTSTQVSRAAKLLDEELETWRNRPLGQVEYLILDARYEKVRVEGSVRDCAVLIAIGVLASGHRSVLGVSVSLSEAEVHWREFLGSLNQRGLHGVKLIVSDAHEGLKAARQNMLAGTPWQRCQFHLMQNAMQYVPKVHLRKQVSEELRNIFNARDLDDALNELKRFVSTHEKTAPKLASWAEENIPEGLTVFTIPAGHRKRMRTTNMLERQNKELKRRTRVAGLFPNEESLLRLVTAVLVELSDDWETGMRYLTI; encoded by the coding sequence ATGGCCCACCAACAACAATCTAACAACATTCTCGACGCTGTCCAGCTCCTGGCCGATCATGGATTCGATGAAATGTCGCAAGCACTCCAGATCCTGTTCAACGAAGCGATGAAGCTGGAACGTTCCGAATACCTCGGTGCCGAACCGTATCAACGCAGCGTAACGCGCCGTTCTTATGCCAACGGGTTTCAAGCCGAAATCAATTCCAAAGTCGCCTCGGAAAGCTGGAACTGCAGGTGCCCCAGACACGCGACGGCGACTTTTATCCCTCTGCACTGGAGCGCGGCGAACGGAGTTGAACGCGCACTGAAGCTGGCAATCGCTGAAATGTATGTTCAAGGCGTCTCTACCCGTAAGGTCGCCAAAATCACCACCGAACTCTGTGGCTTTGATGTCACCAGTACACAGGTCAGTCGGGCAGCGAAACTGCTCGACGAAGAGCTGGAAACGTGGCGTAATCGACCGCTGGGGCAGGTGGAATACCTGATCCTCGACGCCCGCTATGAAAAAGTTCGCGTGGAGGGCAGCGTGCGGGACTGTGCCGTGCTGATTGCGATCGGCGTCCTGGCCAGCGGTCACCGGAGCGTGCTCGGAGTGTCTGTGTCGCTCTCCGAAGCCGAAGTCCATTGGCGTGAATTCCTGGGTTCACTCAACCAGCGCGGCCTGCATGGCGTGAAGCTGATCGTCAGTGATGCACACGAAGGCCTGAAAGCGGCACGACAGAACATGCTTGCTGGAACGCCCTGGCAGCGTTGCCAGTTCCATTTGATGCAAAACGCGATGCAATACGTTCCCAAGGTTCATTTGCGCAAACAGGTGAGCGAAGAATTACGCAATATCTTTAATGCCAGAGACCTGGATGATGCGCTGAATGAACTGAAACGGTTCGTTTCCACTCATGAAAAAACAGCTCCGAAACTGGCGAGTTGGGCGGAAGAAAACATCCCGGAAGGACTGACCGTATTCACCATCCCTGCCGGTCATCGCAAGCGGATGCGAACCACAAACATGCTGGAACGGCAGAATAAGGAATTAAAACGGCGTACCCGCGTAGCGGGACTGTTTCCCAATGAGGAGTCGTTGCTGAGGCTGGTGACCGCGGTCCTGGTGGAACTCAGCGACGACTGGGAAACCGGCATGAGATACCTGACAATTTAA
- a CDS encoding sigma-70 family RNA polymerase sigma factor, translating to MTNRDLDEEYVALIAGSQPVLRGLLVALIRRAADVDDVLQETNTVLWRKRDEYDRARAFLPWACRIAQLQALAFFKRVRNDGQAVLEERTLEQIAAATTRRAVEAKSHAEALTHCMEKLPSSHRQLVESRYRDAVPVNQIAADEGRSADAVSMTLYRIRKTLMECIQKTMAREAQT from the coding sequence TTGACGAATCGTGATCTGGATGAGGAATATGTGGCGTTGATTGCCGGGAGCCAGCCTGTGTTACGGGGGCTGCTGGTGGCGCTGATTCGTCGGGCGGCTGATGTGGATGATGTGCTGCAGGAGACGAATACCGTTCTGTGGCGAAAACGGGATGAGTATGACCGGGCGCGGGCGTTTCTGCCCTGGGCGTGCCGGATTGCTCAGCTGCAGGCGCTGGCCTTTTTCAAACGGGTGCGGAACGACGGGCAGGCGGTGCTGGAAGAACGGACGCTGGAACAGATCGCGGCTGCGACGACGCGGCGGGCAGTCGAGGCGAAATCGCATGCGGAGGCACTGACGCACTGTATGGAAAAGCTGCCGAGTTCGCATCGACAACTGGTGGAGAGCCGGTACCGGGATGCGGTGCCCGTGAATCAGATCGCTGCGGATGAGGGGCGGTCGGCGGATGCGGTTTCGATGACGCTCTATCGCATTCGCAAAACGCTGATGGAGTGCATCCAGAAGACGATGGCCCGGGAGGCGCAGACATGA